The Nitrospira tepida genome includes a window with the following:
- a CDS encoding universal stress protein has protein sequence MAATTSHTILSRDAQDATNRTVSKKILVAVDDSEQSARAVHYVGVLLRDTQDVAVTLFHVLKPMPRELLEHGGSEDPTVEDQLGRQLRKEQEAWVKEEGTIEYPILLKALQGLGKTGFPIERVTLKFGHERDIADTILDEARTGGYGTIVVSRHGTSGAKRLFGNGITEHVLREASGIAVWVLG, from the coding sequence ATGGCTGCCACCACGAGCCACACAATCCTTTCCAGAGACGCGCAGGATGCGACGAACCGAACCGTCTCCAAAAAGATCCTGGTCGCCGTGGACGATTCGGAACAGTCGGCCCGCGCGGTCCACTACGTCGGAGTCCTGCTCCGGGACACGCAGGACGTGGCCGTGACGTTGTTCCACGTGCTGAAGCCGATGCCCCGTGAATTGTTGGAGCACGGCGGCTCCGAAGATCCGACGGTGGAAGATCAGTTGGGGAGACAGTTGCGGAAAGAGCAGGAGGCATGGGTGAAGGAGGAAGGGACCATCGAATATCCGATCCTACTGAAGGCCTTGCAGGGTCTGGGGAAGACCGGCTTCCCCATCGAGCGGGTGACGCTCAAGTTCGGCCATGAACGCGACATTGCCGACACCATTCTCGATGAAGCGCGCACCGGCGGGTACGGCACGATCGTGGTGAGCCGCCACGGCACGTCCGGCGCGAAACGACTCTTCGGCAACGGCATCACCGAGCACGTGCTGCGGGAGGCGTCCGGGATTGCGGTCTGGGTCCTGGGGTAA
- a CDS encoding CBS domain-containing protein, with product MEWNIASKIVRKVVVLDENHTVLEAAILMAEEFVGSVVITSASKITGIFTERDLMLRVVGKKRDPEQVTIRDVMTKEVVRVSPKDSASACLNLMKEHRCRHLLVFDGDEFVGLVSLRDLVALMMEEKEELIGYLQRYISS from the coding sequence ATGGAATGGAACATTGCGTCGAAAATCGTCCGCAAAGTCGTGGTGCTCGACGAGAATCACACCGTGCTCGAAGCCGCGATTCTGATGGCCGAGGAGTTCGTGGGATCGGTGGTCATCACCAGCGCCTCAAAAATCACCGGCATCTTCACCGAGCGGGATCTGATGTTGCGGGTGGTCGGAAAGAAGCGGGATCCCGAACAGGTCACGATCAGGGACGTGATGACCAAGGAAGTGGTCCGGGTCAGCCCCAAGGACAGCGCGAGCGCCTGCCTGAACTTGATGAAGGAACATCGCTGCCGCCATCTGCTGGTCTTCGACGGCGACGAATTTGTCGGGCTGGTCTCGCTCCGCGATCTGGTGGCCTTGATGATGGAGGAGAAGGAGGAACTGATCGGCTACCTCCAACGGTACATCAGTTCGTGA
- a CDS encoding universal stress protein, translated as MRTVVAVDWSDQAFNAVRVVCRLFTHEELTLVHAVDLRPFENPIFAQPIGRSTAEDLRHSMMDAAERLLDQTSAMLPATVSSIKRFHQVGNPAKVVLETVRSTGCDLVAVGSQGRGRVAELFLGSVSHRVVLHAPCASLLVRNDPGKLQSVLLAVEGQEDARRLCAWLQRHRFIQPISLALLSVVPTLHAGDEALGARSEKWTGEIEQYAEQLVEETAASLRDLFPAVTPRVGRGDPARCIAQAARQADLVILGSHGWKGIEHFLLGSVSHAVLHQVTCPVLIVR; from the coding sequence ATGCGCACCGTGGTCGCCGTTGATTGGTCGGACCAGGCCTTCAATGCGGTCCGGGTCGTCTGCCGCCTCTTTACCCATGAAGAGCTGACCCTGGTCCATGCGGTGGACCTCCGGCCGTTCGAGAATCCCATCTTTGCCCAGCCGATCGGGCGCAGCACCGCCGAAGACCTCCGACACTCGATGATGGACGCGGCCGAACGGCTGCTCGATCAGACCAGCGCCATGCTGCCGGCCACGGTCTCCTCCATCAAACGGTTTCATCAGGTCGGCAACCCGGCGAAGGTCGTGCTTGAGACGGTCCGTTCGACCGGGTGCGATCTGGTGGCGGTGGGATCTCAAGGGCGGGGACGGGTCGCGGAATTGTTCCTCGGCAGCGTGTCGCACCGGGTGGTCTTGCATGCCCCCTGCGCGTCGTTGCTCGTGCGGAATGACCCGGGGAAACTCCAATCCGTCCTGCTGGCCGTCGAGGGACAGGAGGATGCCCGGCGGCTCTGTGCCTGGCTGCAACGCCATCGATTCATCCAGCCGATTTCGTTGGCCTTGCTCAGCGTGGTCCCGACCCTCCACGCCGGCGACGAGGCCCTCGGGGCTCGGTCCGAGAAATGGACGGGGGAGATCGAACAGTATGCCGAACAGCTTGTGGAGGAGACTGCGGCTTCTCTGCGGGATCTCTTCCCCGCCGTCACGCCTCGGGTAGGGCGCGGCGACCCGGCCCGTTGTATCGCGCAGGCGGCGCGCCAGGCCGACCTGGTGATCCTAGGGTCCCATGGCTGGAAGGGCATCGAGCACTTCCTGCTCGGCAGCGTCTCCCATGCGGTGTTGCATCAGGTGACGTGTCCCGTGCTGATCGTCCGCTAG